One Archocentrus centrarchus isolate MPI-CPG fArcCen1 chromosome 14, fArcCen1, whole genome shotgun sequence DNA window includes the following coding sequences:
- the LOC115791935 gene encoding steroid receptor RNA activator 1-like isoform X1: MEDMYVKPGNQERGWNDPPQFSYGLQKAHGPQRNLLNKRPAATSGAGPPPTAPPSSNPLAPPPCGVAPPPLCSAGPPPGGMATPHPPHLGQMRSQREAGISQSESEPDVGGVMLVLNGALRACRHSVKAQVCNDVAKRLHLMEDSWRSGRLSLPVRRRMDTLSLELQSGRWDSADEIHRALMVDHVTEVSQWMVGIKRLIAETRNLSPELLEPLQKLREPEPVKEPGEPQDSLELVHKGEEPAEDLAEPVQDPVSQS; the protein is encoded by the exons ATGGAGGACATGTACGTCAAACCCG GTAACCAGGAGCGAGGCTGGAACGACCCCCCTCAGTTCTCCTACGGCCTTCAGAAGGCCCACGGACCGCAGAGGAACCTCCTCAACAAGAGGCCAGCAGCAACCTCAG GTGCAGGGCCCCCACCGACAGCCCCTCCCTCCTCCAACCCTTTAGCTCCACCTCCTTGTGGTGTAGCTCCACCTCCACTCTGCTCAG CTGGACCTCCACCTGGGGGCATGGCCACACCCCATCCTCCTCACCTGGGACAAATGAGGAGCCAGAGAGAGGCTGGCATTAGCCAATCAGAGAGTGAGCCTGATGTCGGGGGTGTGATGCTGGTACTGAACGGAGCGCTCCGCGCCTGCAGACACTCTGTTAAA GCTCAGGTGTGTAATGATGTGGCAAAGCGGCTTCACCTGATGGAGGACAGCTGGAGGTCAGGTAGGCTGAGCCTGCCCGTCAGGAGGCGCATGGACACCCTGTCTCTGG AATTACAGTCAGGCCGCTGGGACTCGGCTGATGAGATCCATCGCGCCCTGATGGTTGATCATGTGACCGAGGTCAGCCAATGGATGGTTGGCATCAAACGACTCATTGCCGAAACCCGAAATCTGAGTCCAGAACTCCTAGAACCACTTCAGAAACTGAGAGAGCCAGAACCTGTCAAAGAGCCAGGAGAACCCCAGGACTCTTTAGAACTAGTCCATAAGGGGGAAGAACCTGCTGAAGACTTGGCAGAACCAGTCCAGGACCCCGTCTCCCAGTCCTAA
- the LOC115791935 gene encoding steroid receptor RNA activator 1-like isoform X2, with the protein MEDMYVKPGNQERGWNDPPQFSYGLQKAHGPQRNLLNKRPAATSAGPPPGGMATPHPPHLGQMRSQREAGISQSESEPDVGGVMLVLNGALRACRHSVKAQVCNDVAKRLHLMEDSWRSGRLSLPVRRRMDTLSLELQSGRWDSADEIHRALMVDHVTEVSQWMVGIKRLIAETRNLSPELLEPLQKLREPEPVKEPGEPQDSLELVHKGEEPAEDLAEPVQDPVSQS; encoded by the exons ATGGAGGACATGTACGTCAAACCCG GTAACCAGGAGCGAGGCTGGAACGACCCCCCTCAGTTCTCCTACGGCCTTCAGAAGGCCCACGGACCGCAGAGGAACCTCCTCAACAAGAGGCCAGCAGCAACCTCAG CTGGACCTCCACCTGGGGGCATGGCCACACCCCATCCTCCTCACCTGGGACAAATGAGGAGCCAGAGAGAGGCTGGCATTAGCCAATCAGAGAGTGAGCCTGATGTCGGGGGTGTGATGCTGGTACTGAACGGAGCGCTCCGCGCCTGCAGACACTCTGTTAAA GCTCAGGTGTGTAATGATGTGGCAAAGCGGCTTCACCTGATGGAGGACAGCTGGAGGTCAGGTAGGCTGAGCCTGCCCGTCAGGAGGCGCATGGACACCCTGTCTCTGG AATTACAGTCAGGCCGCTGGGACTCGGCTGATGAGATCCATCGCGCCCTGATGGTTGATCATGTGACCGAGGTCAGCCAATGGATGGTTGGCATCAAACGACTCATTGCCGAAACCCGAAATCTGAGTCCAGAACTCCTAGAACCACTTCAGAAACTGAGAGAGCCAGAACCTGTCAAAGAGCCAGGAGAACCCCAGGACTCTTTAGAACTAGTCCATAAGGGGGAAGAACCTGCTGAAGACTTGGCAGAACCAGTCCAGGACCCCGTCTCCCAGTCCTAA
- the LOC115791936 gene encoding steroid receptor RNA activator 1-like isoform X1: MEDMYVKPGNQERGWNDPPQFSYGLQKAHGPQRNLLNKRPAATSGAGPPPTAPPSSNPLAPPPCGVAPPPLCPAGPPPGGMATPHPPHLGQMRSQREAGISQSESEPDVGGVMLVLNGALRACRHSVKAQVCNDVAKRLPLMEDSWRSGRLSLPVRRRMDTLSLELQSGRWDSADEIHRALMVDHVTEVSQWMVGIKRLIAETRNLSPELLEPLQKLREPEPVKEPGEPQDSLELVHKGEEPAEDLAEPVQDPVSQS; this comes from the exons ATGGAGGACATGTACGTCAAACCCG GTAACCAGGAGCGAGGCTGGAACGACCCCCCTCAGTTCTCCTACGGCCTTCAGAAGGCCCACGGACCGCAGAGGAACCTCCTCAACAAGAGGCCAGCAGCAACCTCAG GTGCAGGGCCCCCACCTACAGCCCCTCCCTCCTCCAACCCTTTAGCTCCACCTCCTTGTGGTGTAGCTCCACCTCCACTCTGCCCAG CTGGACCTCCACCTGGGGGCATGGCCACACCCCATCCTCCTCACCTGGGACAAATGAGGAGCCAGAGAGAGGCTGGCATTAGCCAATCAGAGAGTGAGCCTGATGTCGGGGGTGTGATGCTGGTACTGAACGGAGCGCTCCGCGCCTGCAGACACTCTGTTAAA GCTCAGGTGTGTAATGATGTGGCAAAGCGGCTTCCCCTGATGGAGGACAGCTGGAGGTCAGGTAGGCTGAGCCTGCCCGTCAGGAGGCGCATGGACACCCTGTCTCTGG AATTACAGTCAGGCCGCTGGGACTCGGCTGATGAGATCCATCGCGCCCTGATGGTTGATCATGTGACCGAGGTCAGCCAATGGATGGTTGGCATCAAACGACTCATTGCCGAAACCCGAAATCTGAGTCCAGAACTCCTAGAACCACTTCAGAAACTGAGAGAGCCAGAACCTGTCAAAGAGCCAGGAGAACCCCAGGACTCTTTAGAACTAGTCCATAAGGGGGAAGAACCTGCTGAAGACTTGGCAGAACCAGTCCAGGACCCCGTCTCCCAGTCCTAA
- the LOC115791936 gene encoding steroid receptor RNA activator 1-like isoform X3, whose translation MEDMYVKPGNQERGWNDPPQFSYGLQKAHGPQRNLLNKRPAATSGAGPPPTAPPSSNPLAPPPCGVAPPPLCPAGPPPGGMATPHPPHLGQMRSQREAGISQSESEPDVGGVMLVLNGALRACRHSVKAQVCNDVAKRLPLMEDSWRSGRLSLPVRRRMDTLSLELQSGRWDSADEIHRALMVDHVTEVSQWMVGIKRLIAETRNLSPEPVQDPVSQS comes from the exons ATGGAGGACATGTACGTCAAACCCG GTAACCAGGAGCGAGGCTGGAACGACCCCCCTCAGTTCTCCTACGGCCTTCAGAAGGCCCACGGACCGCAGAGGAACCTCCTCAACAAGAGGCCAGCAGCAACCTCAG GTGCAGGGCCCCCACCTACAGCCCCTCCCTCCTCCAACCCTTTAGCTCCACCTCCTTGTGGTGTAGCTCCACCTCCACTCTGCCCAG CTGGACCTCCACCTGGGGGCATGGCCACACCCCATCCTCCTCACCTGGGACAAATGAGGAGCCAGAGAGAGGCTGGCATTAGCCAATCAGAGAGTGAGCCTGATGTCGGGGGTGTGATGCTGGTACTGAACGGAGCGCTCCGCGCCTGCAGACACTCTGTTAAA GCTCAGGTGTGTAATGATGTGGCAAAGCGGCTTCCCCTGATGGAGGACAGCTGGAGGTCAGGTAGGCTGAGCCTGCCCGTCAGGAGGCGCATGGACACCCTGTCTCTGG AATTACAGTCAGGCCGCTGGGACTCGGCTGATGAGATCCATCGCGCCCTGATGGTTGATCATGTGACCGAGGTCAGCCAATGGATGGTTGGCATCAAACGACTCATTGCCGAAACCCGAAATCTGAGTC CAGAACCAGTCCAGGACCCCGTCTCCCAGTCCTAA
- the LOC115791935 gene encoding steroid receptor RNA activator 1-like isoform X3, giving the protein MEDMYVKPGNQERGWNDPPQFSYGLQKAHGPQRNLLNKRPAATSGAGPPPTAPPSSNPLAPPPCGVAPPPLCSAGPPPGGMATPHPPHLGQMRSQREAGISQSESEPDVGGVMLVLNGALRACRHSVKAQVCNDVAKRLHLMEDSWRSGRLSLPVRRRMDTLSLELQSGRWDSADEIHRALMVDHVTEVSQWMVGIKRLIAETRNLSPEPVQDPVSQS; this is encoded by the exons ATGGAGGACATGTACGTCAAACCCG GTAACCAGGAGCGAGGCTGGAACGACCCCCCTCAGTTCTCCTACGGCCTTCAGAAGGCCCACGGACCGCAGAGGAACCTCCTCAACAAGAGGCCAGCAGCAACCTCAG GTGCAGGGCCCCCACCGACAGCCCCTCCCTCCTCCAACCCTTTAGCTCCACCTCCTTGTGGTGTAGCTCCACCTCCACTCTGCTCAG CTGGACCTCCACCTGGGGGCATGGCCACACCCCATCCTCCTCACCTGGGACAAATGAGGAGCCAGAGAGAGGCTGGCATTAGCCAATCAGAGAGTGAGCCTGATGTCGGGGGTGTGATGCTGGTACTGAACGGAGCGCTCCGCGCCTGCAGACACTCTGTTAAA GCTCAGGTGTGTAATGATGTGGCAAAGCGGCTTCACCTGATGGAGGACAGCTGGAGGTCAGGTAGGCTGAGCCTGCCCGTCAGGAGGCGCATGGACACCCTGTCTCTGG AATTACAGTCAGGCCGCTGGGACTCGGCTGATGAGATCCATCGCGCCCTGATGGTTGATCATGTGACCGAGGTCAGCCAATGGATGGTTGGCATCAAACGACTCATTGCCGAAACCCGAAATCTGAGTC CAGAACCAGTCCAGGACCCCGTCTCCCAGTCCTAA
- the LOC115791936 gene encoding steroid receptor RNA activator 1-like isoform X2 encodes MEDMYVKPGNQERGWNDPPQFSYGLQKAHGPQRNLLNKRPAATSAGPPPGGMATPHPPHLGQMRSQREAGISQSESEPDVGGVMLVLNGALRACRHSVKAQVCNDVAKRLPLMEDSWRSGRLSLPVRRRMDTLSLELQSGRWDSADEIHRALMVDHVTEVSQWMVGIKRLIAETRNLSPELLEPLQKLREPEPVKEPGEPQDSLELVHKGEEPAEDLAEPVQDPVSQS; translated from the exons ATGGAGGACATGTACGTCAAACCCG GTAACCAGGAGCGAGGCTGGAACGACCCCCCTCAGTTCTCCTACGGCCTTCAGAAGGCCCACGGACCGCAGAGGAACCTCCTCAACAAGAGGCCAGCAGCAACCTCAG CTGGACCTCCACCTGGGGGCATGGCCACACCCCATCCTCCTCACCTGGGACAAATGAGGAGCCAGAGAGAGGCTGGCATTAGCCAATCAGAGAGTGAGCCTGATGTCGGGGGTGTGATGCTGGTACTGAACGGAGCGCTCCGCGCCTGCAGACACTCTGTTAAA GCTCAGGTGTGTAATGATGTGGCAAAGCGGCTTCCCCTGATGGAGGACAGCTGGAGGTCAGGTAGGCTGAGCCTGCCCGTCAGGAGGCGCATGGACACCCTGTCTCTGG AATTACAGTCAGGCCGCTGGGACTCGGCTGATGAGATCCATCGCGCCCTGATGGTTGATCATGTGACCGAGGTCAGCCAATGGATGGTTGGCATCAAACGACTCATTGCCGAAACCCGAAATCTGAGTCCAGAACTCCTAGAACCACTTCAGAAACTGAGAGAGCCAGAACCTGTCAAAGAGCCAGGAGAACCCCAGGACTCTTTAGAACTAGTCCATAAGGGGGAAGAACCTGCTGAAGACTTGGCAGAACCAGTCCAGGACCCCGTCTCCCAGTCCTAA